The following are encoded in a window of Arthrobacter sp. OAP107 genomic DNA:
- a CDS encoding DUF4383 domain-containing protein, with translation MGVGIVLMVVGVLGFIPGITARYGELMFLGPDSHAMFLGLFQVSMLLNIVQLVIGATGWAMSRGEMGARRFLMGAGALYLVISIYGLSVGVDSAANFLSLNMLDSWTMMVAGVLMIAAGWMFSRHSVADRK, from the coding sequence ATGGGTGTAGGTATTGTCTTGATGGTGGTCGGTGTGCTGGGGTTCATCCCGGGCATCACTGCACGGTATGGCGAACTGATGTTCCTTGGGCCTGATTCGCACGCCATGTTCCTCGGCCTGTTCCAGGTATCCATGCTGCTCAACATCGTGCAGCTGGTCATTGGCGCAACCGGCTGGGCCATGTCCCGCGGAGAGATGGGCGCCCGGAGGTTCCTCATGGGAGCCGGTGCGCTTTATCTCGTCATTAGCATCTACGGGCTCAGTGTCGGAGTGGATTCGGCGGCCAACTTCCTGTCGCTGAACATGCTGGACAGCTGGACCATGATGGTGGCTGGTGTATTGATGATTGCCGCTGGCTGGATGTTTTCACGGCATTCGGTCGCGGACAGGAAATAG